CATAGCGATTTTTTATTTCTTTTTGAACGTAAGTAATCAGCTCAAGTATATCATTCGCAGAAGCATGACCTGTGTTTACAATGAAATTACCATGTTTTTCTGATATCTTTGCTCCACCAATAGAAAAGCCTCTTAGTCCGGTTTGTTCGATCAGTTGTCCAGCATAATGTGGTAAAGGATTACGAAAAACACTCCCACAACACGGGTCCTTCCATGGCTGAGTTTTTTTGCGATACGCTTTATGTCGTTGTAAAGACTCTTTTAACTTAACAGGATCATCTTTTCTCAGCTTCATATGTGCTGCAAGACAAATTCCCCCTGATGACTGTAAGATTGACGTTCGATAAGCAAACCCAAGCTCTGAATGGTCAAGCCAAGTTACGCTGCCATCCTTAAATAATACGAGTGCCTTCGTTACAATAGATGCCATATCACTTTTGTGTGCGCCAGCATTCATAAAAACAGCACCACCGACAGTTCCTGGTATCCCCCCGGCAAATTCTAATCCTGCATAGCCTTTCTTGCACATTATTCCCGCAAGCTTAATAAGGGAAAAACCGGCTTCAACCGTTACTAATTCATCTTCCTGTTTTAATGTTGAGAGATGGTCTCCTAATTTAATAACGACGCCATTTATTCCATGATCAGGGATAAGAACGTTAGACCCCTTACCTAAAATAAACCATGGAATCTCTCGCTTATTAATTAGCTTCAAAGTCT
The genomic region above belongs to Bacillus sp. A301a_S52 and contains:
- the murB gene encoding UDP-N-acetylmuramate dehydrogenase, which encodes MEKSFSTLLGEINQLQSGEATLNRPLKPHTTWRVGGPAKLFYEPESIEGLVETLKLINKREIPWFILGKGSNVLIPDHGINGVVIKLGDHLSTLKQEDELVTVEAGFSLIKLAGIMCKKGYAGLEFAGGIPGTVGGAVFMNAGAHKSDMASIVTKALVLFKDGSVTWLDHSELGFAYRTSILQSSGGICLAAHMKLRKDDPVKLKESLQRHKAYRKKTQPWKDPCCGSVFRNPLPHYAGQLIEQTGLRGFSIGGAKISEKHGNFIVNTGHASANDILELITYVQKEIKNRYGITLETEVEYIDESQLQKI